The segment GATTCGTCCACTGAATCAACTCCTGAGTCGTCTACGGATTCAACTCCAGAGACTTCCACTGAATCAACTCCAGAGACTTCTACAGATTCAACACCAGAATCGTCCTCCGATCAACAACAGAGTCATCCACTGATTCAACTCCAGATACTTCCACAGATTCAACACCAGAATCGTCCTCCGATTCAACACCAAAGTCTTCTACTGATTCCACTCCGGAGTCATCCACTGAATTAACATCAGAGTCTTCCATCCTTACTACACCGCCAATTACCACTTCTACGACACCTGTAGTTGTATGTACCGTACCTACACCTCAGTGTTATCGAAATGGTAATGGCTTTTGTCGTACTTTTAGCACAAGCTGTGAAGTGtacaatacaaaaaattgtGTCATACAAAGTAGTAAAATGGGTAAGTGAAAATGTGAAATATCTTATGTAACACACAAATGCTtcttataagtatgtatataacttttatacaattCAAAAGAATGGAAGAAGAGCACTGTCACGGATGATTGTATCCAACGTGATCCAGGTCAAGTTAAAGTTTGCTATAGTGAATGTAAAAAGTATATGAATGCTGATTGTCCGAGTATTGACCCTACTCCAGTCTGTGGCACCAGCaaagaaatgcaaaaatgtaGAAAGTTTGCTAGTTTATGTGTGTTAAAGAAAGTATCATGCAATAATGGAATGCTAggtaaatactttaaaaagctCTTAATATGGAACAtgttacattttatatatttatttttagattggACTTTATCGAGTGATCCGAATAAGTGCAATGGCCTAGGCATTAATGCTACTGCCGTTCCTTGCACTGTTAAATgattaataatttgtataaatattaatgtttaagtTGTAGTACATATATTGCGAAacaaatatacgtttttttctataaataggttttttatagaaaatgtatacaaaaaagTATTGATCGTTTACTAAATACcattaataaagaattttagtTATTTCTGAAGGAAGCTATAATAAACGTTGAAGTTTGTTTTAGATTCCCTAAATGTACTCAGGACTACgcaaagtgaaattttttaagtCTTTTTTAAGTCTTTAAGATTTCtacagagaaaaaaatttttctttgaaatctgTAAGAAGCGGTTGTACTAAATCAACAGCAATTACGCGAATTTACAGTTCATTTCCTTTTcctgttattatttattatttctttactcTTATTCCTTTCTTAATAGTGGCTGTTTCTCTATTGTTCCCTTATGTGGCTGTGAAAGTATTAATGAAGGTGGAACAAATTTTATGTAGTAAAAGTAGACTAAGTGATGATATTGGagaaaaagctataaaaagataaagatgGGCAAAATGTTGTGCTTTTATTAAGTCAttatttgaagatttttatatttaataagcgATGCGtagatacatatatttatattgcgAATTTTATGGaatggaaataaaatcataaataaagatattttgcgtacaaaagtaagaaattaatGACCAGATCATAAACTGAATATTATACAATTAGaggttttttatatacatagttcATAATGGTAACAAAAATAGAACCTCTATTCAATAAAAAGGAATAATGTATAAAGGTAATATTACATTTGATAAATTTCCTAAATAAAATTCCATATTAATGACTAGAATTcagataaaaaagtattaaagttaGCATTAGAAATTgcttatgataaaatttttatttttttatataaataattatttacagatttgaataaagttaaaaacgtTGCTTTATTTATTGCATATTAATTTCAACTTTATTTccgataataaattttattaagacattttaaaacatttaacttcTTCGGGGACCAGGGCGACATTTGCGAAGTTTTTGTCCTGCTCTCATGCCAGCACAACGACGCAAATCAACCCACTCTAAAAGATTACGTTGATCACGACGACAATTGGCTCGAGCCAATTGACAGGGTGTCAATAGCTGACATCTATTTTGCTTATCGCTATAACAGTTTAGTTTTGTACTACCAGAAGGACAATTTAAACGATTGCAACGTGGCTTAAGGGAACGTGGTCTACGTTTACGAATAGCACAGCGCCCCGAACCTAAACGTCCCTTAATGTTGCGACATAAAGCTAAGCTGGTGGTGGTTAGACCTGTAAAGCAATTACACAATATagacaataatttaatttaatatttttttaacttacgaGGTTGTTTAGTTAAACGACGTCTACAATTTTCTGCATCTATAGAACATTGTGTTATTTTACGGCATAGAGAACCTTGTCTGACACATCTTATAGGGCTGCGTATATTTTTACGACAAGAGGACCGACAACGATTTGCCTCGACATAAGCAAATGCAGCAATAAGTAGTGCTACAGGattttgagtgttttttttaaggatttactaaaaatgtttaagtattACTTAAAAACTTACCAAATATAATTATAGCtttattcattttaattgaacttctgatattttctataatcaaCAAGTATATTTATAGTAAAacttgtttaattattaaagttGAAGATTAATATTTTTCCCTATCCTGAtactatagaaaacatttgttgcatcagctaaataaatatgtaaaattatactgatgtatatataataaaaaggttttaaaatagCAAAACTCATGCGGAAATATTTTTTAGACCAGTCAGACCTAATAACCGACTTTAcgcttttgtaaatttatttaagatcaGACTGAATTGTTGTAACTATGTCAATTATTGATTGTTACATTGAGCTCAATAATATTTTACTGTctggtttaaacaaaattttaatttaagaaaacacgtgtcatttagacaaaaaaaaaacgaagataGACACGTTTTCGTTGAAAATGATTATCGCAAAGTAATTCTACTGATATTGAAATACTATGCATTAAGAAAACTGCTTCTGGTATAGTAAAATtccttgaaaaaaaatataaaaaaaaaattttctatgaatagaaaatattagaaatataatacaaatttatcgaaatctttttataactaaactaaaaaaatttaaattttgctaaaGAATGTTTACGAGTATTTATCGAAAATacgaaaaatttatcaaaaaaatttctataacttATTGAATAGAAAGTTTATTAGAAATcgtctaaaaataaaattgaattgaacattttctattaatagaaaatttatcgaatatactctttctataaaaatatgaaaagtatccaaatttatcgaaaaattcactttacttaaaacttttatagaaaattatttgtaaatagaaaattgattgaaaattttatttaaatctgaacACAATTATCACTAGATCATTATTATCTTGTTAGAAAGAGAGCTCTGACCGACTATTCGATAGTGTTGGTTCTATCAGAGAAGTTATTGCGATCAATTCCCAGCATAGATTCTGATTTGGAGTCATTTTAGAAGTTAGAAGTttcctaaaatataatttgtaattgtgttttagtataaataacttaataactattCTGATGAAATAGTTGGATATTATTACCGAAGAACATATTATGATAAAAGATAAATCAGTTCATTgacaaaagaatttaaattttattgtaattaataaaaaatatttacaaaaaaatgataTGAGCAGCTGAAAGAAAACATATGTCAGATTTGATATGACTTGCAGaaagattttcatataaaaacagcTTTACAAGCTCAATAAAATTATCAGTTTCGTTCTTGCAACAGAAAGAATAAGCTACTAAAATGAATAAAGCTATTATTATACTTGGTAAgttaatacacacatacatattaatcAACATTATGTGATCCAAATTAAATATccttatattatatttaatcttATATTTAAAACAGCTTTGCTTGTAATAGCTCTGGCTTACACAGAAGCTAGCAGGAAACGTCCCAATCCTCAACGTCCCgattgtttaaaactaaaatgtgaTAATCCTAGCAAGAAGTTACTTTGTGTACGCAGCAAAAAGAATAATTGCCGTTTGTTGACTATTTGTCAAGTGAGTCGTGTTAATTGCCAACGTGGTCCTTTGAATGTCTTAAATAGAACTAATCCCCGTCAATGTGCTGGCATTAGACCTGGACAAAAGCGTAGATGTGGTCCTCCACCTAGAAGTGGTTAATTCTGGCgatgatttttataatgatatcTTATGTAGGCATAAAATTCcttgaataaataataaaaatagtgcATTTTATACAgacttgttgttattttagaATTGTTTTGTTGTAGCCACCAGTCGCTTAGTGTGTTCTAGTTATGCAGGTGATGGGTTCGATTCCAACCTGAGGCACAACAGGCCTAAAGGAGGCTTAGAGTGTTTCTTcagaatttatatatatatatatatatatatatatatatatatatatatatatatatatatatatatatatatatatatatatatatatatatatatatattatatatactatatatatatatatatatatatatatattatatatatatatatatatctatatatatatttctttcgtaaatatatatgaaattgtacgaaatattttatagGATGTATTATattctttgaaaaattaatatacaaaaatttaaaaaaatttaattttgaataaatatggtaaaatgtacgtaatattaatatatgcaaacatttttgttcattttaaaacaatttttctaattttagttaaaaattattcttcacacgaatttttcattttttatgaaaataggtcgtgattataaaaatgttgtagttttttattaactgtaatataattaatatcattatgtttattttcgctaaaatttaagaaaaaatattacgaaaggttttcgtactttcgtaaaaatagaaattaaataatatttcgtattatacacgaaatttttgtaatataaccaaaaaatttgttttcgtaaagttgagcatggaacTATAAATAACTATTGGTGATTATATGTGCATAATgagcagggcaaggatttttaTGCATTAATATGTACTATAATATGGggaaatatgcactaaaaatttgagaaatatgaacaaaaaaaaaatatgctacAACAAACCGAATCATATTgtagcaaaaagaaaaacagttaaaagttattttgagtctCTGAATATAAAGATATATTAGCATAGAAATCCTTTAACTGATCATGAGTAATTTTCGGATGGAAGCCATAATAGACTTGCGTAATTTGTAGATCGGATGGATaaatggaataatgaaaatccatataataaatttttaaatatattatattttattaccgacttatttaaaaacaatacagttttaaatattattgccattttttaattagttattatatgatcaatttcattatttatttctattgttaCTTGAAtgacatatttagatttattttttataaaaaataagcttGAAGAATAGATTGTAGGTACATTCAGATATTTTAAAACCTTTCTATATATCACTTAAATATTGGTCGAAATTCCgtcgaaatttaaaaattcataatatgTCGATTTTACTGCAATTCATAACATTTcatttattcaaattatttaataaggtaaacaaataaatcataATCATAAAACAAACGATTTCTAGATTAACCTCTTTTTTTGGGTACAGGACGACATTTACGTTTTTGTCCTGGTTTAATACCAGCACATTGGCGACGATTAGTTCTATTTAAAACATTCAGAGGTCCACGTTGACAATTAACACGGCTCACTTGACAGATGGTCAGCAGACGACAATTATTCTTTTTGCTGCGAACACAAAGTAACTTTCTACTGGGATTATCACATTTCAATTTTAAGCAATCGGGACGTTGAGGATTGGGCCTTTTCCTGCTGGCATCAGCATAAGCCAAAACAATCACTAGCAAGgctattggaaaaaaatttaagatattaaattatattttaaggtTTGTGTGGCTTACCCAATATGATAATAGCTTTATTCATTTTaggtagtttttgttttgattgaTGAAACAAAACTGATGTTTTATTTAAGGTTTCATCATgggtttatatacaaattttataattagttgtagttttttttaacaattgattaaattttcgTATGTTATTTAAAAGGAGATTTAGGCCAACCTATTGAAATACTTTATCAATATTACATCAGAATTTATTAcgtaatttttgtattaaatttggaggaaattatgtaaatttttattgttaaatttcctTGTCTGTGAGGcgtatttgtgtaaaatataagTCACATATTTTAGAAGGGTCTGTAGTTAGTACTTTAAAGTATTACAAACACATTGATTGAAAATGTTGAATGGCAAAGATCCTACCAAGTTATTGTATAtactaatattatttattattcttttttttaaatcaccggaattaaaatattaaaacaaaaatatgtataacaaatataatttctttagatttaaaatgtctttgttttatatataatacaaaaccattgaatttcttaaataaatattcagaattataacttaaattttgtattgtattaaataataatattgtattaaataaaataaaaaggggGTGTAATTTTATTGAGAATCTAGAAAATATATCGtattaaagttttgttaaaatattttgtatataaactcgcaaaaagtcgaaatgcaATTACAGTTGCTTTTAACATGAATAAAGGAGTTTTAATTCTCGGTAaggaatttaatgaaaaaacaacaaaaaaatcatatttaaattaatgtctttattgaaaaactaGCTTGTCTTGTGGTATTGATAGCCTACACGGAAGGCAATAAACCTGCTCGTTGTAGGCCTGTATGCCGTAAAAATGTACCCAGTGTAATTAGATGTGTAAGGGTTGGTAAAGTTTGTCGTAAAATTCGCCAATGTACTCTGCGAGAAGAGAATTGCAGACGCAGTTTATTGAATCGTCCCCGTAAGTTTAAGTTTTACTCCAACCAAAGTTGATAAACTAAAAggaatgtatatatatattgttttaaggTTTAACTAGCACCCGGCGATCTTTATGTCGCAATATTAAGAGTCCTTTGGGCTCTGGTCCTTGCGCCCTTAGACGTAGACCACGAGCCACTCGTCCTGATTGTAATAGAATCCGTTGCACTGTACCCAGCAAGAGGTTAGGCTGTTATCGCAGTAGAAGAAATAATTGCAGCCTATTGACTTCTTGCCAATTGGCTCGAGTCAATTGTCGTCGTGGTCGGGGTAATGCTTTGAGAAGAACTGATCCACGTGCCTGTGCTGGCTTGAAGCGTGGCGGTAGATACCAAAAATGTCGGCCTATTCCCAAAAGGGGTTAGTTtgcaaatgatttttattatgatGAACTATTATTATCCGTTTTAGACTTTTTTTGATGTCATTGAAAATAAAGttgtaaagatttaaaataattatagaaaacttttgataaattttattattatagagaatttttgataaattgttattttatagagaatttcgatgaattctcttttcatagagaatttttaataaattctctttttatagagaattttcgataaattctctttttatagagaattttcgataaattctctttttatagagaattttcgataaattctctttttatagagaattttcgataaattctcattttatagagaattttcgataaattctctttttatagagaatttttcgataaattctctttttatagagaattttcgataaattctctttttatagagaatttttcgataaattctctttttatagagaatttttcgataaattctctttttatagagaatttttcgataaattctctttttatagagaattttcgataaattctctttttatagagaatttttcgttaaattctctttttatagagaatttttcgatcaattctctttttatagaaaatttttcgataaattctctttttatagggaattttcgataaattctctttttatagggaattttcgataaattctctttttatagggaattttccataaattctctttttatagggaattttcgataaattctctttttatagggaattttcgataaattctctttttatagtgaattttcgataaattctctttttatagggaattttctataaattctctttttatagggaattttcgataaattctctttttatagagaattttcgattaaatctctttttatagagaattttcgataaattctctttttatagagaattttcgataaattctctttttatagagaattttatataaaatttctttttat is part of the Lucilia cuprina isolate Lc7/37 chromosome 3, ASM2204524v1, whole genome shotgun sequence genome and harbors:
- the LOC124418662 gene encoding uncharacterized protein LOC124418662, whose protein sequence is MNKAIIIFALLIAAFAYVEANRCRSSCRKNIRSPIRCVRQGSLCRKITQCSIDAENCRRRLTKQPRLTTTSLALCRNIKGRLGSGRCAIRKRRPRSLKPRCNRLNCPSGSTKLNCYSDKQNRCQLLTPCQLARANCRRDQRNLLEWVDLRRCAGMRAGQKLRKCRPGPRRS
- the LOC124418664 gene encoding uncharacterized protein LOC124418664, with protein sequence MNKAIIILALLVIALAYTEASRKRPNPQRPDCLKLKCDNPSKKLLCVRSKKNNCRLLTICQVSRVNCQRGPLNVLNRTNPRQCAGIRPGQKRRCGPPPRSG
- the LOC124418663 gene encoding uncharacterized protein LOC124418663; translation: MNKAIIILALLVIVLAYADASRKRPNPQRPDCLKLKCDNPSRKLLCVRSKKNNCRLLTICQVSRVNCQRGPLNVLNRTNRRQCAGIKPGQKRKCRPVPKKRG
- the LOC124418661 gene encoding uncharacterized protein LOC124418661; the protein is MNKGVLILACLVVLIAYTEGNKPARCRPVCRKNVPSVIRCVRVGKVCRKIRQCTLREENCRRSLLNRPRLTSTRRSLCRNIKSPLGSGPCALRRRPRATRPDCNRIRCTVPSKRLGCYRSRRNNCSLLTSCQLARVNCRRGRGNALRRTDPRACAGLKRGGRYQKCRPIPKRG